From Variimorphobacter saccharofermentans, one genomic window encodes:
- the rluF gene encoding 23S rRNA pseudouridine(2604) synthase RluF, translating to MAKRTKNLTSQGEEKEEIRINKFLSEAGVCSRREADRYISEGKVMIDGVVAQMGSKVTKNNVVTFCGKQLQKEEKLVLIAFNKPEGIVCTTDPREPDNIIDYINYGMRIYPIGRLDKDSEGLILLTNDGNIVNKILRAENKHEKEYIVRVNKEITSDFIKNMSVGVPILDTVTNPCKVEMIDKYTFRITLTQGLNRQIRRMCEYFGYRVVHLRRVRIMNIQLGRLKTGDFRNVTEKEIEELNRLIQKRKSVQN from the coding sequence ATGGCAAAGAGAACTAAGAATTTAACCTCTCAGGGGGAGGAAAAAGAAGAAATTAGAATTAACAAATTTCTAAGTGAAGCAGGAGTATGTTCCAGAAGAGAGGCAGATCGCTACATTTCTGAAGGAAAAGTAATGATAGATGGCGTTGTTGCTCAAATGGGCTCTAAGGTTACAAAGAACAACGTAGTTACCTTTTGCGGTAAGCAGCTTCAAAAGGAAGAAAAACTGGTACTTATAGCATTTAATAAACCAGAAGGAATTGTATGTACAACCGACCCAAGAGAGCCTGATAATATTATAGATTATATTAACTATGGAATGAGAATATATCCTATTGGTCGTCTGGACAAGGATTCAGAAGGGCTAATTCTACTAACCAATGACGGAAATATCGTAAATAAAATACTACGTGCAGAAAATAAGCATGAAAAGGAATATATCGTAAGAGTAAATAAGGAAATAACATCGGACTTTATAAAGAATATGTCAGTGGGTGTACCAATCCTGGATACCGTTACGAATCCCTGTAAGGTGGAGATGATTGACAAATATACCTTTCGAATTACCCTGACACAGGGGCTCAACCGACAAATTCGACGAATGTGTGAGTATTTTGGATACCGTGTTGTACACCTTAGACGTGTTAGAATTATGAACATTCAGTTAGGAAGGTTAAAGACGGGTGATTTCCGTAATGTGACAGAGAAGGAAATAGAGGAGTTAAACCGGTTAATTCAAAAACGTAAAAGTGTGCAAAATTAG
- the metA gene encoding homoserine O-acetyltransferase MetA encodes MPIKVQSDLPAKRILEDENIFIMDETRAMHQDIRPLQIAILNLMPIKEDTEVQLLRSLSNTPLQVDITFLTTGSYVGTHTPTSHLDQFYLTYEDVKNRKFDGLIITGAPVELMEFEEVTYWDELVKIMEWSKANVISTLHICWGAQAGLYYHYGIKKKILDKKMFGIFEHRVLKRRVPFVRGFDDVFYAPHSRYTTVDREDILQCSELSILAESDEAGVFIVIDQNEKMIFVMGHPEYDRISLDKEYKRDIAKGLDIALPKNYYPENQPESRPNLVWRAHANAMYTNWLNYYVYQVTPYEL; translated from the coding sequence ATGCCGATTAAAGTTCAAAGCGATTTACCTGCTAAAAGAATCCTCGAGGACGAGAATATATTCATAATGGATGAAACTAGAGCGATGCACCAGGACATCCGACCTTTACAAATAGCCATCCTAAACCTGATGCCAATAAAGGAGGATACTGAGGTTCAGTTGCTTCGTAGTCTGTCGAATACACCGTTGCAGGTGGATATCACATTCTTGACAACAGGATCCTATGTTGGAACACATACACCTACAAGCCATTTGGACCAGTTTTACCTTACCTATGAGGATGTGAAAAACCGCAAGTTTGATGGACTGATTATTACAGGTGCGCCGGTCGAGTTAATGGAATTCGAGGAAGTAACCTACTGGGATGAGCTTGTGAAAATTATGGAATGGTCAAAAGCCAATGTAATCTCAACACTCCATATTTGCTGGGGAGCTCAGGCAGGATTATATTATCATTATGGAATTAAGAAAAAAATACTTGATAAAAAAATGTTTGGCATCTTTGAACATAGGGTGTTGAAAAGAAGAGTTCCCTTTGTAAGAGGCTTTGATGATGTCTTTTATGCACCCCATTCCCGTTATACAACAGTGGACCGGGAAGACATATTACAATGCAGTGAGCTTTCTATCCTGGCGGAATCGGATGAAGCAGGTGTATTTATCGTAATTGATCAGAATGAAAAGATGATATTTGTAATGGGTCATCCTGAGTACGACCGTATTTCCCTGGATAAAGAATATAAGCGAGATATTGCCAAAGGATTGGATATTGCTTTACCCAAGAACTATTATCCAGAAAACCAGCCGGAATCCCGACCGAATTTGGTATGGAGAGCCCATGCGAATGCAATGTATACAAATTGGTTGAATTACTACGTATACCAAGTTACTCCTTACGAGTTGTAA
- a CDS encoding Ig-like domain-containing protein — protein sequence MEVVLKEVPRYDGSIGGSPGGSTKIDTTKPDAGTPIIKDDSNKSGWEAIKELIRQSQTGDTVTIDMNGALIVPKDVFDTIKGKDLTVVFELGEGISWSINGQSITDDNLKDINLGVTVDTEVIPEKLINEVAKEQIYRNISLSHNGSFGFDAVLTINMDKKNAGQYVQLFYYNMSTGQLELQYIAKVNENGSVQCNFTHASDYVMVFSKVPMYEKAVEQIAISTDKGTLYIGGTKNKSMNLKPELPDYLKEITEEDRSQIVITYKSSNPKVATVTSAGKIKARKVGKTTITTQVTVGGIKKSFKTTITVKEAYIKLTKSTDALLKGKSYTFKAEGYGVDTKDITFFTSNKATITINKNTGKAVAKSIGTGYIIARAGNIEKKIKVEVK from the coding sequence TTGGAGGTAGTTTTAAAAGAGGTGCCTCGTTACGATGGAAGTATTGGAGGCAGCCCAGGTGGTTCTACTAAAATAGATACTACAAAACCTGATGCTGGAACGCCGATCATCAAAGATGACAGCAATAAATCCGGTTGGGAAGCAATCAAGGAGCTGATCAGACAGTCTCAGACCGGTGATACGGTAACGATTGATATGAACGGTGCCTTGATTGTACCGAAGGATGTTTTTGACACCATCAAAGGAAAGGATCTCACCGTTGTTTTTGAATTGGGAGAGGGAATCTCTTGGAGCATTAATGGGCAGAGTATCACGGATGATAACCTGAAGGATATTAACTTGGGCGTAACAGTGGATACAGAGGTCATACCGGAGAAGCTTATCAATGAGGTAGCGAAAGAACAGATTTATCGAAATATTAGCCTGTCCCATAATGGCAGTTTTGGATTTGATGCAGTACTTACCATCAATATGGATAAGAAGAACGCAGGGCAATATGTACAACTGTTCTATTATAATATGTCAACAGGGCAACTGGAGCTACAATACATAGCGAAGGTAAATGAGAATGGTTCGGTACAATGCAATTTCACACATGCCTCTGATTATGTTATGGTATTTAGCAAAGTGCCTATGTATGAGAAAGCAGTAGAGCAGATTGCAATCAGTACGGATAAAGGGACTCTCTATATTGGAGGAACGAAAAATAAAAGCATGAACCTAAAGCCGGAGCTTCCGGATTATCTGAAAGAGATTACAGAAGAGGATCGCTCTCAAATTGTCATTACTTATAAGTCCAGCAATCCAAAAGTGGCAACCGTTACCTCCGCCGGGAAAATCAAGGCGAGGAAGGTTGGGAAAACAACTATTACAACACAGGTTACGGTTGGCGGAATAAAGAAAAGCTTTAAGACAACGATTACAGTTAAAGAGGCATATATAAAACTGACCAAGAGTACAGACGCATTGTTGAAAGGAAAATCCTATACCTTTAAGGCAGAAGGTTATGGAGTGGATACAAAGGATATCACGTTTTTCACCTCCAATAAGGCCACAATAACCATTAATAAAAACACCGGTAAAGCAGTGGCAAAGTCAATCGGAACAGGTTATATCATAGCCAGAGCTGGTAATATAGAAAAGAAAATAAAAGTAGAAGTAAAATAG
- a CDS encoding carbohydrate-binding domain-containing protein — MKKQIISIIVCIAFVFTILPIPVYAAEDSQEFYNESNAESSHETISDENQTNNDATYDNEVNSINPNNNNTDPSNPDNSNFNDINLNNSNSAPSTEQSENSTKNDEGYTENVTNEITEELPLLQNFAQLQSLQEIVSSSVEGSFTILGGIEGINYTYNGAEVVIKNGADLTIFNTNSDTEIFDTNTSIIIANNANAKLTLAGVRISLNSNSPIAVRDGAQLTLTLQENTVNQLISNNSGCGIEVAGTATLIIEGEGSLICNGAMYYAGIGGAYMNNAGIIKIKSGIVTATAGNFAAGIGGAPYGTVDTIEIYGGTIAANGGLYAAGIGSGYPVEGGTIRISGGDITATGSMGSAIGGSFKRGASLRWKYWRQPRWFY; from the coding sequence ATGAAGAAGCAAATTATTAGTATTATTGTATGTATTGCTTTCGTTTTTACTATATTGCCAATACCAGTGTATGCAGCAGAAGATTCGCAGGAGTTCTATAATGAAAGTAATGCTGAAAGTAGTCACGAAACCATAAGTGATGAAAATCAAACAAATAATGATGCAACATATGATAATGAAGTTAATTCTATTAATCCTAATAACAATAATACTGATCCCAGCAATCCTGATAACAGCAATTTTAATGACATCAATCTTAACAACAGTAATTCTGCTCCTTCGACAGAACAATCAGAAAATAGCACCAAAAATGATGAAGGCTACACTGAAAATGTTACAAATGAGATTACAGAAGAATTACCATTATTACAGAATTTTGCACAACTACAGAGCTTACAAGAAATTGTGTCAAGTAGTGTGGAGGGGAGTTTCACTATCCTAGGCGGAATTGAAGGTATAAATTATACTTATAATGGAGCGGAAGTAGTAATAAAAAATGGAGCGGATCTTACTATTTTTAATACTAATTCGGATACGGAAATATTCGATACTAATACTTCTATCATAATTGCTAACAATGCAAATGCGAAACTTACACTTGCAGGTGTACGAATAAGCTTAAATAGCAACTCACCAATTGCAGTTAGAGATGGAGCACAATTAACATTAACATTACAAGAAAACACAGTAAATCAACTAATATCTAATAATAGCGGTTGTGGTATTGAGGTTGCAGGTACCGCTACACTTATCATTGAAGGAGAGGGTTCCTTAATTTGTAATGGTGCTATGTACTATGCAGGTATTGGTGGCGCATACATGAATAATGCAGGTATAATCAAAATAAAAAGTGGAATTGTTACCGCTACTGCTGGGAATTTTGCTGCAGGTATCGGCGGCGCACCATATGGAACTGTTGATACAATAGAAATATATGGTGGCACAATTGCTGCAAACGGTGGATTATATGCAGCTGGAATTGGTTCTGGATATCCTGTTGAAGGTGGAACCATAAGAATTAGTGGAGGAGATATAACTGCAACCGGCTCAATGGGCAGTGCAATTGGAGGTAGTTTTAAAAGAGGTGCCTCGTTACGATGGAAGTATTGGAGGCAGCCCAGGTGGTTCTACTAA
- the nifJ gene encoding pyruvate:ferredoxin (flavodoxin) oxidoreductase codes for MARKMKTMDGNNAAAHVSYAFTDVAAIYPITPSSVMAEVTDKWSADGRKNIFGQEVKVVEMQSEAGAAGTVHGSLAAGALTTTFTASQGLLLMIPNMYKIAGELLPGVLNVSARAVASHALSIFGDHSDVYACRQTGFALLASSNPQEVMDLGAVAHLAAIKGRVPFLHFFDGFRTSHEIQKIEIWDYEDLKDMVDMDAVEAFRRRSLNPEHPVLRGSAQNPDVFFQAREACNTYYDAIPGIVEEYMDEVNKKIGTDYKLFNYYGAKDAEQIIIAMGSVSDTIEETIDYLNENGQKVGLVKVRLYRPFSAKHLIDAIPDTVKKISVLDRTKEPGALGEPLYLDVVAALKESKFKDVPVFNGRYGLGSKDTTPAQIIAVYKNNSKKTFTIGIKDDVTNLSLDTEKAPTTTPEGTISCKFWGLGSDGTVGANKNSIKIIGDHTNMYAQAYFDYDSKKSGGVTMSHLRFGKKPIKSTYLITEANFVACHNPSYVRKYNMVQELKDGGTFLLNCGWNMEEIEKHLPGQMKRYMAEHNIKFYTIDGISIGKEIGLGGRINTILQAAFFKLANIIPVEEAVKYMKDAATASYGKKGEAVVAMNHAAIDRGITDVKEVKIPDSWKNAKDEELFVKVTNGRKEVVDFVNNVLTPINAQQGNTLPVSAFVDNADGTLPQGSAAYEKRGIAVDVPTWNPENCIQCNFCAYVCPHAVIRPAALTAEEAAKAPEGMKKTAMNGLNDMEFAITVSVLDCTGCGSCANVCPGKKGNKALVMQPLETQLSEQKVFDYALSLEEKPEVSEKFKDITVKGSQFKQPLLEFSGACAGCGETPYARLVTQLFGDRMFVANATGCSSIWGGSMPSTPYTVNKKGQGPAWANSLFEDNAEYGYGMYLAQQTLRNRLKDKIAALAETSKNDEVKSAAERYLATYENGRENSGATSALVRALEACGCSEAKEILKDKDFLSKKSQWIFGGDGWAYDIGFGGLDHVIASGQDVNILVFDTEIYSNTGGQSSKSTPTGAIAQFAAAGKEVKKKDLAQIAMSYGYVYVAQIAMGADYNQAIKAFVEAESYNGPSIIIAYAPCISHGIKGGMSTAQTEEKNAVAAGYWHNFRFDPRLKEEGKNPFQLDSKAPTANYQEFLMNEVRYSSLSRQNPERAKQLFEIAEKNAAEKYAHLVKLSTLYDTNN; via the coding sequence ATGGCAAGGAAAATGAAAACAATGGATGGTAATAACGCAGCAGCACATGTCTCCTATGCATTTACGGATGTCGCAGCTATCTATCCCATTACACCAAGCTCCGTAATGGCTGAAGTGACTGATAAATGGTCAGCTGATGGCAGAAAGAACATCTTTGGACAAGAAGTAAAAGTCGTAGAGATGCAATCAGAGGCAGGTGCAGCTGGTACAGTACATGGATCTTTGGCAGCGGGAGCATTAACAACGACATTTACTGCATCCCAAGGTTTATTATTAATGATACCTAATATGTATAAAATTGCAGGTGAGCTACTTCCAGGCGTGCTGAATGTATCTGCTCGTGCAGTTGCCAGTCATGCGCTATCAATTTTCGGTGATCATTCCGATGTTTACGCATGTCGTCAGACTGGTTTTGCCTTACTGGCAAGCAGCAACCCTCAGGAGGTTATGGATTTAGGTGCAGTTGCACATCTGGCAGCAATCAAAGGTAGAGTGCCTTTCCTCCATTTCTTCGATGGATTTAGAACTTCCCATGAAATTCAGAAAATTGAAATCTGGGACTATGAGGATTTGAAGGATATGGTAGATATGGATGCGGTTGAAGCATTCCGTCGTCGTTCTTTAAATCCTGAACATCCGGTACTTCGCGGTTCCGCACAGAACCCTGATGTATTCTTCCAGGCAAGAGAAGCATGTAATACATACTATGATGCTATTCCAGGCATTGTAGAGGAATATATGGATGAAGTGAATAAGAAAATCGGTACAGATTATAAGCTCTTCAATTACTATGGTGCTAAGGATGCAGAGCAGATCATCATTGCAATGGGATCAGTTAGCGATACGATCGAAGAGACAATTGATTATCTGAATGAAAACGGACAGAAGGTTGGACTTGTAAAGGTTCGTCTGTATCGTCCTTTCAGTGCAAAACATCTGATCGATGCTATTCCTGATACGGTTAAGAAGATCTCCGTATTAGATAGAACCAAGGAGCCCGGTGCACTTGGAGAGCCTCTATACCTTGATGTCGTAGCAGCCTTAAAGGAATCTAAGTTCAAGGATGTTCCTGTATTTAACGGTCGCTATGGTTTGGGCTCAAAGGATACTACGCCGGCTCAGATTATTGCAGTTTACAAGAACAATAGCAAGAAGACATTTACCATTGGTATCAAAGACGATGTGACCAATCTGTCCCTCGATACGGAAAAGGCTCCTACAACTACTCCGGAAGGAACCATTAGTTGTAAGTTCTGGGGGCTTGGTTCAGATGGTACAGTTGGTGCGAACAAGAACTCCATTAAGATTATCGGTGATCATACCAACATGTATGCTCAGGCATACTTTGACTATGACTCCAAGAAGTCCGGTGGCGTTACAATGTCTCATTTGAGATTCGGTAAGAAACCGATTAAGTCCACCTACTTAATTACAGAGGCAAACTTTGTAGCTTGTCATAATCCTTCCTACGTTAGAAAGTACAACATGGTTCAGGAGTTAAAGGATGGTGGAACCTTCCTGTTGAACTGTGGATGGAATATGGAAGAAATCGAGAAACACTTACCTGGACAGATGAAGCGTTATATGGCAGAACATAATATTAAGTTCTACACTATCGACGGTATCAGTATTGGTAAGGAGATCGGATTAGGCGGACGTATTAATACTATATTACAAGCTGCTTTCTTTAAGCTTGCTAACATCATTCCTGTTGAAGAAGCAGTAAAATACATGAAGGATGCTGCTACAGCATCTTACGGCAAGAAGGGAGAGGCAGTTGTTGCAATGAACCATGCAGCAATTGACCGTGGTATTACTGATGTTAAAGAAGTAAAGATTCCGGATAGCTGGAAGAATGCAAAGGACGAAGAGCTGTTTGTAAAAGTTACGAATGGCAGAAAAGAAGTCGTTGACTTTGTTAATAATGTTCTTACGCCAATTAATGCGCAACAAGGTAACACTTTACCGGTATCCGCATTTGTTGATAATGCAGACGGTACCCTTCCGCAGGGATCAGCTGCATATGAAAAGCGTGGTATTGCAGTGGATGTTCCGACATGGAATCCGGAAAATTGTATTCAGTGTAACTTCTGTGCTTATGTATGTCCGCATGCTGTAATTCGTCCGGCAGCATTAACCGCTGAGGAAGCTGCAAAGGCTCCGGAAGGAATGAAGAAGACAGCTATGAATGGTCTTAACGATATGGAATTTGCTATTACGGTATCCGTTCTTGACTGTACTGGATGCGGTTCCTGTGCAAACGTTTGTCCAGGTAAGAAGGGTAATAAGGCACTTGTTATGCAACCTCTGGAGACTCAGTTATCCGAACAGAAGGTATTTGATTATGCCTTGAGCTTAGAGGAAAAACCGGAGGTATCAGAAAAATTCAAAGACATTACGGTGAAGGGTAGCCAGTTCAAACAGCCTTTACTTGAATTCTCAGGTGCGTGTGCAGGCTGTGGTGAGACTCCTTATGCTAGATTGGTGACACAGTTATTTGGAGATAGAATGTTTGTAGCCAATGCTACTGGATGTTCCTCAATTTGGGGTGGTTCTATGCCTTCTACTCCATATACAGTTAATAAGAAGGGACAAGGACCTGCATGGGCTAACTCCTTATTTGAGGATAATGCTGAGTATGGTTATGGTATGTATCTGGCACAGCAAACCTTAAGAAACAGACTTAAGGATAAAATTGCGGCATTAGCAGAAACTTCTAAGAATGATGAAGTTAAGAGTGCAGCAGAAAGATATCTTGCTACCTATGAGAATGGTCGTGAGAACTCTGGTGCAACCAGCGCACTTGTTAGAGCATTGGAAGCATGCGGATGTTCCGAGGCAAAAGAAATCTTAAAGGATAAGGACTTCCTATCCAAGAAATCACAGTGGATCTTCGGTGGAGATGGATGGGCATATGACATCGGTTTTGGTGGTTTGGATCATGTTATTGCCAGTGGTCAGGATGTGAATATCTTAGTATTTGATACAGAGATTTACTCCAATACGGGCGGACAATCCTCCAAATCAACCCCTACAGGTGCAATTGCACAATTTGCTGCAGCAGGTAAGGAAGTGAAGAAGAAAGATCTGGCACAGATTGCTATGAGTTATGGTTATGTTTATGTGGCACAGATCGCTATGGGAGCAGATTACAATCAGGCAATCAAGGCTTTCGTAGAGGCAGAAAGCTACAATGGTCCTTCCATTATCATTGCTTATGCACCTTGTATCAGCCATGGTATTAAGGGAGGTATGTCTACAGCTCAGACAGAAGAGAAGAATGCAGTTGCAGCAGGATATTGGCACAACTTCCGTTTCGATCCTCGTTTGAAAGAGGAAGGAAAGAATCCATTCCAGTTAGACAGTAAAGCACCTACCGCCAACTATCAGGAATTCCTTATGAACGAAGTTCGTTACAGCTCACTGAGCCGTCAAAATCCTGAGAGAGCAAAACAGTTATTTGAAATTGCAGAGAAAAATGCGGCGGAGAAGTACGCTCATTTAGTTAAGCTCTCAACGCTATATGATACAAACAATTAA
- the ligA gene encoding NAD-dependent DNA ligase LigA, with protein MDIRQEIEQLRKELEYHNDRYYNQDDPEISDYEYDQLSLRLRTLEKEHPELADSNSPTQKVGGKAKREAGVLVKHNVPMLSLQDVFEKEEVYSFVEKIKKERSDAVFVVEKKIDGLSVSLRYDNGNLIKGVTRGDGVNYGEDVTANVKMIKDVKVKLKDAVPYIEIRGEVYMKNADFAAVNEKLEAEGKKLFANPRNCSAGTLRQLDPEVVKERKLSLFVFNVQDVSGITFRTHSESLEWLKNQGIKVIEGYRLCRSADEVWEAICEIGESRGNLPYDIDGAVVKVDNLEDREYFGTTSKVPKWAIAYKYPPEEKETVVKEIRLSVGRTGRITPTAIFEPIRLCGTNVERATLHNQDRINELDVRIGDTIIVRKAGEIIPEVLSVVKSKRPEGTVPYHISSTCPSCGAATIRDENTADTRCTNLNCPAQLSQHIINFVGRNAMDIKGFGEAYIEVLIKEGYIKDIADIYYLKNYRDELIEKGLIGKEKNTDKLLKAIEDSKSNDLDRLITGLGIKNIGKQAGAELKKHFRSMHDLMNATYEELVAINDVGDISARAIVEFFSSEVNKNILERLEQAGMNFYSSQDSIADQRFAGQTFVITGTLPSMGRSEMEELVKQHGGKVAGSVSKKTTFVITGENAGSKLTKAQELGIPVLSEEDMLKKISE; from the coding sequence ATGGATATCAGGCAGGAAATAGAGCAATTACGAAAAGAATTGGAATATCACAATGATCGATATTACAATCAGGATGATCCTGAAATATCGGATTATGAGTATGATCAGCTTTCTTTACGTCTTAGAACATTAGAGAAAGAGCATCCCGAATTGGCGGATAGTAATTCTCCGACGCAGAAAGTAGGCGGAAAAGCGAAAAGAGAAGCAGGAGTACTGGTTAAACATAATGTTCCTATGTTGAGTCTGCAGGATGTCTTTGAGAAGGAAGAGGTATATAGTTTTGTAGAAAAGATCAAAAAGGAACGAAGCGATGCAGTATTTGTGGTGGAGAAGAAAATAGATGGGCTATCCGTTTCCCTGAGATATGATAATGGCAATCTGATCAAGGGCGTTACCCGTGGGGACGGAGTAAATTATGGAGAGGATGTAACAGCCAATGTTAAGATGATAAAGGATGTGAAAGTAAAGCTTAAGGATGCTGTACCCTATATAGAAATCCGGGGCGAGGTCTACATGAAAAATGCGGACTTTGCTGCAGTTAATGAGAAGCTGGAGGCAGAGGGGAAGAAGCTTTTTGCGAATCCTAGAAATTGCTCAGCGGGGACACTTCGACAACTGGATCCGGAGGTGGTTAAGGAGCGTAAGCTCTCACTCTTTGTATTCAATGTACAGGACGTTAGTGGTATTACCTTCCGAACACATTCAGAAAGCCTGGAATGGTTAAAGAACCAAGGAATTAAGGTGATCGAAGGATATCGATTATGCCGGTCGGCTGATGAGGTGTGGGAAGCAATTTGTGAAATCGGTGAATCCCGTGGCAATTTACCCTATGATATCGATGGAGCAGTCGTAAAGGTTGATAATCTGGAGGACCGTGAATACTTTGGAACCACCTCGAAGGTACCCAAGTGGGCAATCGCTTATAAATATCCACCGGAAGAAAAGGAGACAGTTGTTAAAGAAATCAGATTATCGGTTGGGAGAACAGGCAGAATAACTCCAACTGCCATATTCGAACCAATTCGACTGTGCGGTACGAACGTAGAACGTGCTACCTTGCATAACCAGGACCGTATTAATGAACTTGATGTTAGAATAGGTGATACGATAATCGTAAGAAAAGCGGGAGAGATCATTCCCGAAGTATTATCAGTGGTAAAATCAAAACGTCCGGAAGGAACCGTTCCTTACCATATATCATCCACCTGTCCCAGCTGTGGAGCAGCAACTATTCGTGATGAAAATACAGCGGATACCAGATGTACGAATTTGAATTGCCCTGCACAGCTAAGCCAGCACATTATCAACTTTGTGGGGCGTAATGCAATGGATATCAAAGGTTTTGGTGAAGCCTATATTGAAGTCTTAATAAAAGAAGGATATATCAAAGACATTGCAGATATCTACTATCTTAAGAACTATCGAGATGAACTGATTGAAAAAGGACTAATTGGAAAAGAAAAAAATACGGATAAGCTGCTTAAGGCAATCGAGGATAGCAAATCCAACGATCTAGACCGTTTAATTACAGGACTTGGTATTAAGAATATTGGAAAGCAGGCTGGAGCGGAGCTGAAGAAGCATTTTCGATCAATGCATGATCTGATGAATGCTACCTATGAGGAGCTGGTTGCTATCAATGATGTGGGTGACATCAGTGCCAGAGCTATCGTAGAATTCTTTTCCTCTGAAGTAAATAAAAACATATTGGAACGTTTAGAACAGGCAGGAATGAACTTCTATTCCTCACAGGATTCCATAGCAGATCAGCGCTTTGCCGGACAAACCTTTGTGATCACAGGTACTTTACCCAGTATGGGAAGAAGCGAGATGGAAGAATTGGTGAAACAACATGGAGGTAAGGTTGCAGGAAGTGTATCGAAGAAAACTACATTCGTAATCACCGGTGAGAATGCTGGAAGTAAACTGACAAAGGCTCAGGAGTTAGGTATTCCGGTTTTGAGCGAAGAAGATATGTTGAAAAAAATCAGTGAATAA